Part of the Onthophagus taurus isolate NC chromosome 11, IU_Otau_3.0, whole genome shotgun sequence genome is shown below.
atcactgatagtgatcccgccaaatctgatGGGTCTTCAATCTTTTGAatctttaagaatattaatcATCTTTTGATGTTGATCTCAATCGAATGCTTTTTCGCAATCTATTAGACTCGCATATTCGCCACAGTTTACATCCCATCTTTGGATTATATTGGTTTAGGAGCCCGAATTGACTGTTTGATATCATTTCTTCGCATTTTTTGTATCTTCGCACCAGCACATGGCTCATTAGACTAACATTCTTCGCACTTTTTGCTCCTGGATTTTTGGGCAACAAATTTTGATTGTAGACAGTTTTCCGGAATATAgactttgttaaaaatttccgTGATTCAGATTATTCCTCATCCAGTAGTTTTAAGAATTCAGTCTAGCCCTActgcttttttattttttatttgttttattgctGTGTCTACATCAACTTTCAATATGTTTGGGCCTATTATTACTTCTTGGAAAGTCGAGTCGGATATAATTTCCACTTGCTTTTAATATcttgtttgtttataattaatttcccATTTAAGTTCATGATTCTCATCTGGTGTCGTCTATTAAAAGCTTTCCGTtatctctttcattttttatgGAAGTTAGTTTTTTTAGCTGTCGTGTTTGATTTGTAGCATTTTTATTTCTGCACATCTTTCTgcttcttctttttgtttaaCCTCCCTGATCCTTCTCCTGATCTAACAATAAGtctgtttctttttgtattcctttttatttctttttttgcacCATCTGGTTTAAGATATCGTTTGTTCTCaatgatttctttttcttgtttttatatGCTTCTACTATCTTTTCAATTTCTCATTTATTGATTTCCTCTTGTATGacgttttcttcttttatcttttcttcttttatattttcattaatgaaATGTAGGTGAtttctttgattttctttGAAGTTTTTTGCTCTACTAGGGGGTGTTAACAGGTGtccagtgatgggcgctgggtaaatacccggcgggtaggtatttctaaaatgggtatttatccgggtatttaccccggcccagggtaaatacccaaacagtgggtataaaagtgataccagtaaaaatatatcagatATCAGATGACTTATATGAAATCAACGTGCATTCTTCACTGAATCCATACAGTGTTGAGTTAGCTGCTCTTTTCCTATTGGATTGAAAAGATGGGTGGTATTTCGgccttattttcttttagtgtaCCGACGTACgtcaaattatttttccaACAGATCAACTACTTGTATGGAAAAATACCAATTGTCAGCTGTAATATTACGATTGCTGTTAAAAATTGGTTTCGCTAAACGTAACACAGCTTGAGTAGGCTTTAGTAACCTCTTCTCTTCACCATTGAGGCCAAAACTATCAGAATCTTTTCCCGTATAGATGTATGCGTTATATAGATAACTGTTTCGTGCGTCGGTAAGGCACTGTATTTTGAGGCCGTACTTTGCCGGTTTATTAGGTATTTACACTTTGAAGCGGCACCTTCTTCGGAAGCTTACAAGCATTTCATCTACTATAGTAACAGACTGTCTAAgtccataaacattttgacaattttctacaaatgtgttgaaaataaatgaaattgctGCAGCCGGATCGTTCTTCTTCCGCTCTTCCCTGTCCTGAGAATTGTAGAATCGTATAGCCGTCAAAAGAACAGCAAATCTCTTCTTACTCATGACTACTCTAAATATTTCTCTTCCACTTCCGTCCGTTGCGAATATACGGTCTATATTTTCATGACTCGAATTGAATATCGCCGTATATACTAGAAGCCCCAAAAATGCCTTCACCTCAGTGATATCTGCGTCTGTTACATAATGTCTGGATTGTACAGAATATCTCTCAGGAATTGAACTTAGTTTTTGGTTGGTGTGCTGTAGAATATGTTCTAACATTTTGTTATCGAAAAGCAAATTCCAGATTGGCAATGGATTCGCAGCATTACCGAGGATAATCCGATTCTAAAATCAAAAGTTACGTGCTTTTATATTATTAGATTATGCTTTCGGGTCCGAGATGAAGGTAAAACTTCTGACGTACACCATCTATACCGATTTTTGCCATATAAATACTTTTTGTTCACATTATCTACAATATTTACACTTTCATCTACGAAGTCCTCGCTAGCAGACTGTTTTGAATCGCTATCGTGCTCTAATTCAATTAAGTTGTCTTCCGATACGTTATCTATGTCACTGTCGCCGCTGTCTGTAGTATTTTCGTaccattttaaaagagctttatCAAAATCAGGATcgtcaaaacaaaaaaaaagttacacaACTGGACCGACGTAGTCTGAGAGACTATTATCGATATTTTACCCGTTATAACTTTTAAGCCGAGGTTTCAATCACGTAGTCTGCTGGACTACACAGGACCAGTTAAGGGTTAACAACACTGCTGAGGTGTCATATCATATTTAATTCCAGCTTTTTTCGATAGAAGATATACATTTTACAAATCGTCACCTAAGAATTGTTGTGAACCAAGTTTCTTACATCCACAAAGCAGTAATTTGGCTTTAAACGTTAGCAGATCGTTTTTCTTTCGTGGTTGTGACTATAGGCTGTCTAAATTCGTGTTAAGATTAGTGGTATCAAGTCCTATGTCACGTGGTAGCACGATCTGTATCATTGGTACAATACAATTGcacataataaaattttgttttggaCATGGTTCAAAATAATGATCAAGCGACGCAATGTTCACTCATTCCATTAAATCTGTTGATAGGTACTACAGGTACGGTAGTGATATCTGTGAATAACGTTTAACACCATTGTAATGCAATTTGACCacaaatatcataaaatatataaaattactttatgTACCAACAAagattttaagtaaaatttacCACGTTTaccttatattttaaaattataaaattattactaatattatattaatatttattacaggaaactgtttcaattcattttaaaattctccACCATTTATTTTAGTCACGTCAATACCAACTTAAAGTTATCACAGTAAAAATATCTCTATTTAGTTACCAAACATTTTCGAGAATCCGGCATGGCTTCAATACTAAGATCTTCGAAATTTGCACGATATATAGCGGGATTTGCAAGAAATATCGTTGTAAATACACCCCGTGAATTTGACGGTAGCGTAATCAACAATTCGCAATGTTTTTGCGGCGCAATTCCTCGGTAGGTACCCGTTTTAGCgttcataacctcaaaatgttgtttaattaACCGGCTTACGAAAGTATTatgcaataatatttttatgtattactAGATCGCTAGCCACACAGGCGGTCGCTCAACACGACCAAAACCTAGAACGTCGCTTACGTTCCCTTGATCAAGATGTACGCAGATCAGGTCGAATATCACGCCGAGACATCGAAGATGTCCTTGAGGAAATTCGGAGTTCCCGATCGGCCACAAGCTCCCAGTCTTTATTGGTTATTAGATGTTGTGGAAATCTAGTCCCTGAAGAGGTGCCAGAAATTCGTACAAAATTGGTCCAAGAAATTTGGAATACtctaaagaaattaaatgttCCTATGGATATCTCACATTATAATGCTTTATTGAGGGTTTATTTAGAAAACGAACATGAATTCTCACCAACAGAGTTCTTAACGGAACTTGAAAGCAAAGGCTTAGAACCTAATCGAGTTACTTATCAAAGATTGATCTCCCGTTATTGTCAAATTGGAGACATTGAAGGAGCTACAAAAATTTTGGAGTTTATGAGAGAAAAGCAACTTCCAGTTAATGAAAACGTGTTTAATGCTTTAATAATGGGTCACTCACAAAGTGGGTAAGTTCAAAATTTGTAAAGCTAAATACAGGTAACCCTCAGTTTACGCCGCAGATCTGTTCCTACAAACGCCGACGTAAAACGAACCTATATTTACAGTGAGGTATACATTGTATACATACTTATGTATAAGATTAGGTTGTACATACCtcaaaattaaactaataatgttgtttttttaatattacaataTTGAAAAACAACGTTAAATATAGTTAaagtatattaaatatatacttaactatatttaaactaaatataattaagtttatattatattattgtattttatattttatttaactttactacatttgtattaaatatagtTAAAGTTGAGTGatataataaacaatacataaaatataattttaaaaacgggTTTTATGGcaaattataatttcaaaattttcgatgtcttatattttttggaaaaaacgTATCCAGCGTTGATTGCTTGGACTTTTTCATTGAGAATCTCAGTAAATGGTTGAGTGGATGCGATAAAGCCCCTTTTTATGCATAAAGTTCATTACTCAAACTTTCCATAGTTGAAAGAATACGCTTTAGATGGGCCGTTTTCATCACTTTTGAAATTTGTTCTTCGGTGTCTTCATCCCCTGACTGTTCAGGATCCAATTCTTTGTATAATTCTTCTCAGTCTTCTTTTAATAGGTTGACTGCGGAATTGAAAATTGTAGTATTGCACTGTGTGCGTTACCGGTCCCTGAGGACCGTTAACTCCTTTATCTCTCTGTGCGGTAACAGTCCTCGAGGACCGGTAATTacgttattgtttatttttgcttAACGTGCGcatttttgaacatttaatCAGTCTGAATGGAGGTATAGTTACTAGATATCAACAACTACCTATGTTTATAACCGCATTAGTCTAACTCAATcctaaataagtttttgaaattgtcacaaaattataaataaagggAACCAGAAGATTAAATAGAGTTTATTAGAAATACATACATAGcagaaatgttattttttgtgGCTTATATTGAAACATGATTAACACATTCCTGGTTGTCCAGGGCAATCATTACAATAACTTGTTACTTTAGTTACCAAATTACTTGCTTCTTTGCTAGAATACGTTTCCCTCAAATTGTTGTAGCAACCTTGACACtgtcttcttcttttttcccTGGCCCTAATGGCTTTACAAATGTGTGCAAAACTCTTTTCGGTGTCTTCTCCCTGGTTTCGTGaggagtaaaaaaaaaactaactcATGCGCAAGCCTTGTTCTAAACTCGGTAATAGACTGTTTTGAagaactaattttattatgtataatCCATGAATTTACAACAAACGTTCCAAATAAAATCTCGAACGCCAGCTTTCTGTACCATTTCAAACTTCGACGTAACACTGAGTGGTATGACGACATTTGGTCGCTCAAATCGACCCCCTTTTTGGCTTTGTTATCATCACCTTGCCTGGTCCGCTTACCAGTGGGTATACAGGTTGCGGTATGTGTTGGATCTGTGCTCAGCATAAGAACAGGTCGCTTATCCATCCACTTAATAATTCTTAGGGGACCGTTCTGTGCACCATAAATATCtccttttttcattttgctaTGGAAACTTTTGGGTATACCTTTTCTGTTTGACCTTAGGGTCCCACAATAAATTACATTATGATTGAATAGCGACTTTGCTAAACCCAAGCTGGAGTAGAAATTGTCAGCATATAGATAATGTCCATGTTTATCTTCAAGACATTCTAAAAGGTCGTGCACTATTTGTTCAGAATGGCTTAGTTCTGGTGATGTTTTGTTTTTGCCGGTATAGACAATTATATTATTCGTATATCCATCCACGGTACGTAATTTGTACAATTTGATTCCGTAGGATGTGTTTTGTTCGGAATATATTGTTGAAAACACAGCCTGCCTAGAAAAGGAATCATGCTTTCATCAATAACTATCACCCTGCCTGGTGTTAAGACTtgcttgaaatttttatttgttgctTCTAATAGACTTCGTATTTTATATAGTCGATCATTTTTATCAGCAGTGTCGTTATTGCAAAAATGTATGCATCGCATTAATAAGAGAAATCTGTCCGGGAACATCGTGTTAGAAATAAACTCGTTACGGAACATAGAATCCTTTGACCAATAGAGATTCAAAGCAGGAAGAACGTTCAGCCCCATTACcaagataattgaaaaatatcgttttatttCTGCTTCGTCGCAATTTCGCTTTTGTCAAGAAACTCGGAGTCATCAGTGTCATCAGAATCAAATGCATCAATATTAGAATCATTTTCGTCATCACTAATAGCATCATTTGATGGTTTATTAGTTGTAATGTTTTTCGACGAACTAGGTGCTTCACACTGGCTAGGATAATCAACggtatcaacatttttttcctgtCGAGTAACACACATGCTACTTTTGTTCTTGTCACTGTTAAccgtttttttgttaacattttcTAGCTCGCACTGGGctaaaaccaaaattttctttgtacgTGACAACATTCTGTTACACACGAAAGAAGAGCCACTATACAACACGTTATAACACGTTTTACAATGAAAACAGCACCGGTCCCGGGGAATGGTACCGCACACAAGTAATATAGTATTAGGTCAGTGCGTTACCGGTCCTCCGCGACCGGAAAACATTATCATAGCCTACAAGTTTCTAGACAGAGCAATAAACCAAAACGTACATGTAAAATTCTAAGGAAAGCCATATTCACGAAAATACAACTTCCGCAAATTGCGAAAAATTTCGAATATACGCAACAGCAAGCCAATGAAGTAAACCACCGGTCCCCAAGGACCGGTAACGCAGTCAACCTATTAAGAGTGGTTGATCTTGGACTTCCAAATATTCTGTGAAATCTTGAGCAGTAACATCTTTCAATTCAAAATCACTTGCAAGTCTAGTAAAGTCTTCAATTAGATTCTCCTGTTGTGGTATTTCTTGAAAATCGTGCATTAATGCTGGCGGAAGATTACGCCAAACtccatttaaacattttaccGAAACTTCATTCCAAGCCGACTTTACATTATTAAcgcattttaaaatatcgaaAGACCGCTAATAGTCTTTGACTGTAGCCATTTCCAAGAAAGTAGTGCGGAGATAGTATGCCTTAAAGGGTGCAATAACACCCTGATCCATGTGGCCGGTAATTTCAAACTTCCTAACACTGCTACGGTAagaaatgttcgcaatttaatagagattgttttttaataatctgtTCCTTGTGAACCATGCTACTATAGAagtcacaaatcaaacaacaaaaatcgttagttttgcaaaaaaaaaattagtttgagttaaagttgaaaaaaaaggagtagtgcaacacccttggcaagttattttaaacgatagcctgtttagtcaagattCCAAAATGGTGTAACACTTGCCATTCttcttttcctaaaaaatattattgcctgtttttctgcaaaaaaaatttaaaaaattcatactttcgtatgttatttgtcttttctccaaaataattaaacatctTCTCGTATTTTGGTATTGTCATTTTCTTTTACTGaaataatgtatttgtatTAATGCACTactatattttattgaaataaatgatTGACTGATTCAAAATCTGCAgagaaatgtggtttcaacaagatggttgcccagCTCATTATGCTTGTCCTGTACGGGATTGAATACAGAATATCCCGAAAGATGGATTGAGCGCATTGGTTCGATTACGTAGCCTCCTCATTCTCTGGGAAAAAATCAAGGGGATTTAacccttgattttttttcattaggattgcataaaagaaactgtattaaaaaccgattGAAAATGTTGCCGAACTGCGCCACTATATTTATACAGcagcagaaaaaaataaatgcaaagaGATTTGCACAACTAGTAGATCTTTTCTGCGACGATGCAGAGCCTGTATTAATACCGACGGAAAACAATTTGAGCATTtggggttttgccgtgcgtcttttttttgtactttaatatataaaccatgTGCGACTTCGGCTTCCCTAAGAAGTTACACTccttcaaaaatggcggaaaattttggtataatttttttttctccaaaaccataaacgctaggaaaattaaatttggggaatatgtttaactcataatagggcatgttttggccctatttgtactttcaacctaaactactaaacgtattCTCATTGAATTTATgcctatattttttttatgatgatgataaatacattggaaaaatttcagttagatagataaaactattctaaaagttttttgtctctgaagttcttctaaaatttaataatttctgagaaaaaaaataattatgcaAACTAAAACACTAACTGTaaagctgtagggttgttaatcaaaagttggaatgaattttaaatgaaaaaatcttagtaggctttgcaatctttgtcagaaatatttttgacgtttaaatgtcagaggttttcttactattattgttttatttcaaattttgaaacgtcgagtgaacgagcgtaaatgcgatagaattttattcaaaaattaatttgaaaaacaataataattaatttagtcGTATATATAAAACACCTCTTCTCATTGTCAGTgggaatttgttttattttgtataaaattaaaacattatttcttcGACTTTTCGAGCTTTATAATGCtcattatcaagaaattattatCCTCTTAGCGCAATCTTacattgtaaattttattctaatgaTATCACGTGTCGCTGACTGcaaaatcgataattttggataattttttttatacgactaaaaaaatttgaatctctgtaaaacaaaaatttctatattaataataattaagaaaagcattgacatttaaacgtcaaaaatatttttgacaaagattgcaaagcctgccaagatttttttatttaaaatttattccaacttttgatcgcttgtatttgctttattattttttattatttttttattatgtaaagggggtggttacgtttagtagtttagtaGGGTacgttgaaagtacaaatagggtcaaaacgtgccctattatgagttaaacatatttctcaaatttcattttcctagcgtttatgatttttgagaaaaacaaattaaaccaaaatttttcgccatttttgaaGGGGCGTAGCTCCGCAGGCGAGTCGAAATCGGTCATAGTTTATATaagaaagtacccttaaaattgcctaaagaattaccccctgaagtttgggcacgtcattcagatacaccctgtataaggtATACTTAATAAACCAGTAATAATGTACAGAAACTACAATTgtcataattttcatttctaaacTGATTATAATATACTGGTAAATGGATTACACAATCAACATTGACCATAtttataatagtatattaaaaaaaaaagtttcgtaagacacgtttgaaatgcacgaattcacgttgaagttttttaatgaatgagtgcgaTGATGAGTCtgatgaaacgtgttttttatgctattttttgtaattcgcgtttttatccttttttttttctcaaaaataaaataaatttttacaatgtagggaaataggtatgtagcagttggtaacaccgtaacacttgaaaatagaaatttgaattgacaatgagaaactgtcaaaacacaaaatatattcacctgacaaaaatgtttcatgtacacctcccaaaataagagaaattgctcagagatCAATAATCAAATGATCATTGTGGatttcgatgctaagaacgtctttaaacatccatagacaaacattgtcacattgacaactagaaaaattaatgacccaatgtcaccaacttgaactgtttccataaaatgttactgttaacatttatttcaatgtattatcaaattatcagttttagtgtttaaaattaatagcagTTTAGGTTGCataaagtactcaattttatttttaaatttggttaAATCGAGAACCATTTTTTGTGTTCTCAAAAAGGTATAAAAGAGCCTCgacatttttaagtcataccAGTAATATAGCAAAACTCCGCAAATTTCACAAATTGTTAAACATCTTAATCAACTCCTTATAAACAAGtgtaaaataaagaataatttaaatacaataaaagaaGTGTGTTTGAATCAGCGCATTCCAGAAAAATTAAGTAAcagttactaaaatctcattacagcatcggatgctgtaaggagtctcattacagcacccgtttgagtactgttatagctttcattaccatcgcgaattacaaaaattcttttaacctTAATTCgataaaactaatatttttttttggaaaactagcgacttttgttgtttgatttgtgactTCTATAGTAGCATGGTTAATAAGGattccattattaaaaaaatcactattcaGTCGCGGACCCtagtacctaaagatatgatgtatgggaacgatttttaacattttcaaaaatatgtttgttaccacttaactaagagacatagaatttttttcttattcttaCCAGAACAGGGATTGGTTGGCCTCTTGCCCGGTACCCGCTTGACGATGAGTTTCGGGACACTGTATGTGTAGATacctaaatttttattttaacatttttatttatttcaatattattttaaaaacataatacATACCCAACAATCAGTAAATACATAACCACTAAAGCCAACTAGATTGTACAACGAAAATCGGTCTAATATAGATAGGGGGAAAGACCGATCGAGACATCTGCAAACTGCGTAGCGGCGTAAATTGAGCCGGCGTAAACCGACGGCTACCTGTAtgtaatatcaaaattatattataattatattaatttagtgATATGGAATCAGCTAAAGgcattttaaatgtaatgacACAGGCTGGATTGGAACCGAGTGCAGATACGTACACAACTCTCCTGTGTGGTTATGCCGCTAAAGGTGATATGGATGCGATTAAAAAAACAGTTGATGAATGCGCCCAAAAAGACGTTCATTTACTCGATAAAGATTTCTTGGATATTGTGTACTCGTTAGCAAGTAACGGACATGGAAAATATGTTCctcaaattttagaaaatacaAAACGTCAAATCGGTTATAGTCAAGACGCGATTAATCTAattttacgattaattaataaagggCAAGTAGATGTCGCTTATGCAGTGTTAAAAACAATTCCGAGAGGGAGTAATGAAGACGGTGATTTAATGCCATTGGGtgcttttttcattaaacaatTAGTAAAAGCTAATCATCCATTTGAAACGATTGTAAAATACAGTGAAGTCTTAAAGAATGAGGGTTTTTATGAAAAAGGGTTATTATTAGCTACAGAAGTTGGATTAGAATCAGGAAATGAAAACTTAGCTTTTCCGTTGATGGATGAACTCCAAAAAAATGGAACTCCAATTAGGCAACACTTTTTTTGGCCACTTTTAGCGGCTCAAAATAATGATAACACCGGAAATGGAATCATAAGGGTTTTATCTCAAATGAGTAAATATAACCTCGCTCCGACTAGCGAAACGATTCGAGATTACGTTATCCCAAACATGCAAGGTAAAAGTAGCGATGTTATTGCAAAATTACGCGAAGCTAACATCTCAGTGGGACAATCTGCCGCTAGTTTGGTACAaagattaattcaaaaacaagATTTGAAAGAAGCTGCTTTAATCATTTCAACAATACCGGCTTATCACACTCCGGAATTAATCAGGCGATTACTTACAAATGCGTTCTATGCAACCGAAGACGTCGATTCTTATGTCACAATTATACGATACGTCGTTGAGTACAGCGATAGGCTCGATTCACTTCGAGgaccaaaagaagaaaaaatagatattttagGATCCTTTATCATTGATTTAAGTTCATTTAGAAAGTTCCCAGAAATCGTTGAAAAAGTTTGCGATAAGTTACTTTCGTATGGTTTAAGTTTACCAACAAAAGCAGCCGAAAGAATCCAAGAAAAACTCGGCGAAAACATGACATCTAAGACAAACGAtttactagaaaaattaacttCCGGCGAATTAAAACCGATTCCTAtaacaaaatcgaaattacCCGCTTATACCCCATACAATCAAATGAATATTCCACAACTtgaacaattaattaaaaatttagacGCAAAGAAACAAGATACGAAAGGTTTTAAAAGGCATTTATTAACGTTATATTATCAAGCGAAAGAACTTGAAAAAATGGAGTCTTTGACAAAGAATCTTTCTGAAGATCCAGAATTTAAATATACATCAGGAATTTATGCCCAAATGATGGATGTTTACTCATATCATAATAAACCGGAGGAAGCAAAGAATTGTATGAAGAAAATGCAAGAATTAGAACCTGATCGTGCAATTGATGACTCAAAAATACTTCGATACTCactttgtttaattaaatccgATCAATTCGATAAAGCAATTGAAGTATTAACCGACCCAAATTTAAAACGACGAAATGAACAAAAATCTGTTGGTTATAATGGACTATGCTGGACGATTTTAAATCATCTCGCCGAAGCTGGACAAGCCGAAAagttacaaaaactttttaacgttttgcatcaaaataattacattgaagttaataatattttattgggATCTTTAGTTAAAGtacatattattaataaagatcTTGATAAAGCGTTGGAAGCTTTCGAATGGTGCGCTTCACAATTTAAAGCCACACCATGGAAAGGTGAATTAACTTGCCAATTAATCCAAATTGAAGACGCCGAAAGATTACAAAGAGTCACCGATTTAAGTACATCAGTTCACGGAGAAATCAACAGTTTATATGATTTAGTTTTTGCTTTCGTTGAATGTGGTCGAATTCGTCAA
Proteins encoded:
- the LOC111422117 gene encoding leucine-rich PPR motif-containing protein, mitochondrial → MASILRSSKFARYIAGFARNIVVNTPREFDGSVINNSQCFCGAIPRSLATQAVAQHDQNLERRLRSLDQDVRRSGRISRRDIEDVLEEIRSSRSATSSQSLLVIRCCGNLVPEEVPEIRTKLVQEIWNTLKKLNVPMDISHYNALLRVYLENEHEFSPTEFLTELESKGLEPNRVTYQRLISRYCQIGDIEGATKILEFMREKQLPVNENVFNALIMGHSQSGDMESAKGILNVMTQAGLEPSADTYTTLLCGYAAKGDMDAIKKTVDECAQKDVHLLDKDFLDIVYSLASNGHGKYVPQILENTKRQIGYSQDAINLILRLINKGQVDVAYAVLKTIPRGSNEDGDLMPLGAFFIKQLVKANHPFETIVKYSEVLKNEGFYEKGLLLATEVGLESGNENLAFPLMDELQKNGTPIRQHFFWPLLAAQNNDNTGNGIIRVLSQMSKYNLAPTSETIRDYVIPNMQGKSSDVIAKLREANISVGQSAASLVQRLIQKQDLKEAALIISTIPAYHTPELIRRLLTNAFYATEDVDSYVTIIRYVVEYSDRLDSLRGPKEEKIDILGSFIIDLSSFRKFPEIVEKVCDKLLSYGLSLPTKAAERIQEKLGENMTSKTNDLLEKLTSGELKPIPITKSKLPAYTPYNQMNIPQLEQLIKNLDAKKQDTKGFKRHLLTLYYQAKELEKMESLTKNLSEDPEFKYTSGIYAQMMDVYSYHNKPEEAKNCMKKMQELEPDRAIDDSKILRYSLCLIKSDQFDKAIEVLTDPNLKRRNEQKSVGYNGLCWTILNHLAEAGQAEKLQKLFNVLHQNNYIEVNNILLGSLVKVHIINKDLDKALEAFEWCASQFKATPWKGELTCQLIQIEDAERLQRVTDLSTSVHGEINSLYDLVFAFVECGRIRQARKILETPGLQNRPQKIQNVCERYQVEGLVKPLEGLKDATKDLSHIDRSNIYYQLLLSYIKQEETEKAIGLWTQMQEEDILASDKFLHVLGNYLKQKNLNVPFAIPQQEETNVVKQERTSTTSVTKRIKKDVINFRQQINSGNVTEAFNIYKQTKESLSLNDLSALLEKLVQQDHLSDANKLCMDMLEKQQIPLPRVFRYFLNKLAGNGEVETLEKIGSKLDQEMKKIVSLDNRICHANLVAGKAEDYLNMLEKEIDQATPESLAQISEKFPRGGAVGILEKHPELTEKYEQIAQKYSKHKIIAPYNVLWAQYFIKGNDEKAEQIWKDYLQGAPRIMFQRVVQAARDNQDVVLIKKLIDHLKTSKVTEGALGNAYSCLLDVVVAKGDKDEVISTFEATVKEIPIESINRTAVLRVKDIYTSQEKPFIHKIPLKSKGNISSSQEDQKR